A genomic region of Runella rosea contains the following coding sequences:
- a CDS encoding glycosyltransferase family 4 protein, protein MKVLYDHQTFTGTQYGGISRYFYELMNAFAGCPDIEFELALKFSNNEYLRDVNYSHPVRYQQFANNPRVNQLFSRLNRLYSSTKLSLGNFDIFHPTYYHSYFLDKVGKKPMVLTFHDVLSEKYGKMFPVLGEGLSDLKQQLLKRADIVISVSEATKRGILEYFDVDETKIKVVPLGNYLDKPMLIGQKTLTLPERYVLFVGKRDYYKNFDTFLAAMAPILLKDKDLHLVCAGGGKFSNEEIRLINESGVQKQVLYHPIFDDTTLVQLYERAQLFVFPSLMEGFGLPVLEAMSCGCPVAVTVGTSFDEIADEAGVYFEAESKDSIKEAIEKVIYSQTLQGQMRQRGYERVPLFKAETTAKQTLEVYKELVNA, encoded by the coding sequence ATGAAAGTTCTTTATGACCACCAGACCTTTACCGGCACCCAGTATGGCGGTATTTCCCGGTATTTTTATGAGCTGATGAATGCCTTTGCGGGATGCCCGGACATTGAATTTGAACTAGCATTAAAATTTTCAAATAATGAATATCTTCGGGATGTAAACTACTCACATCCTGTTCGTTATCAACAATTTGCCAATAATCCCCGCGTCAATCAATTATTTTCCAGGCTCAATCGCCTCTACAGTTCTACCAAGCTGAGTCTGGGAAATTTCGATATTTTTCACCCTACGTACTATCATTCTTACTTCTTGGATAAGGTAGGAAAAAAACCAATGGTGCTGACTTTTCATGATGTATTGAGCGAAAAATACGGCAAAATGTTTCCAGTATTGGGTGAAGGGCTTTCGGATTTGAAACAACAGTTACTCAAACGCGCCGACATCGTTATTTCGGTTTCAGAAGCTACCAAACGAGGTATTTTGGAGTATTTTGACGTTGACGAAACCAAAATAAAAGTGGTTCCTTTAGGCAACTACCTTGATAAACCCATGCTTATCGGACAGAAAACGCTGACGCTACCTGAGCGTTACGTTTTGTTTGTCGGTAAACGAGATTATTACAAAAACTTCGATACTTTTCTGGCCGCAATGGCGCCCATTCTTCTCAAAGATAAAGATCTACATCTGGTGTGTGCGGGTGGGGGAAAATTTTCAAATGAAGAAATACGCCTCATAAATGAATCTGGAGTACAGAAGCAAGTCCTTTATCATCCCATTTTTGATGATACTACGCTGGTTCAGTTATATGAGCGGGCGCAGTTATTTGTGTTTCCGTCGTTGATGGAAGGTTTTGGTTTGCCTGTTTTGGAAGCAATGAGTTGTGGCTGCCCAGTGGCGGTGACTGTAGGAACCTCTTTTGATGAGATTGCGGACGAAGCAGGCGTTTATTTTGAAGCTGAAAGCAAAGATTCAATCAAAGAGGCCATCGAAAAGGTTATTTATAGTCAAACGCTTCAAGGGCAAATGCGCCAACGGGGCTACGAGCGCGTTCCGCTTTTTAAGGCAGAAACAACGGCTAAACAAACGCTTGAAGTGTATAAAGAATTGGTAAACGCATGA
- a CDS encoding glycosyl transferase, protein MTLAFTLCSINYLAQARTLGDSLKRTNPHIRFVIGLVDRLDTANVPTDKLPEFELLELHRIGIDGLDEMCEHYNITELNTAVKPYFFRYFFGKVPQVKNVIYFDPDIIVYQPLEELEALLEKNDFVLTPHLSTPIEDQLTPNELHHLNTGVYNLGFIALHKSPEAVDFVKWWEEKLFDECKIDLCNGLFVDQHWVNFAPVFWNNVHVEKHSGWNAAYWNLHERTFTKENKEHFVNGQPVVFFHYSGYDPAKPSVISKYQNRFTFEQRPDLNPLFDYYRDELLRNHNAYYRQFPCYYIKSEPLYKYQRIRAILKKPFEKWLARL, encoded by the coding sequence ATGACTTTAGCTTTTACGCTTTGCTCTATCAATTATCTTGCCCAAGCCCGGACTCTTGGGGATTCTTTAAAGCGTACCAATCCACATATTCGCTTTGTTATTGGGCTGGTAGACCGTTTGGATACGGCGAATGTTCCAACCGATAAATTACCAGAGTTTGAACTGCTCGAACTACACCGTATTGGCATCGACGGGCTAGATGAAATGTGTGAACATTATAATATTACAGAGCTAAATACGGCCGTTAAACCCTATTTTTTTAGGTATTTTTTCGGTAAAGTTCCTCAGGTGAAAAACGTCATTTATTTTGACCCTGATATTATTGTTTATCAGCCGCTCGAAGAGTTGGAAGCATTACTCGAAAAAAATGACTTTGTCTTAACGCCTCATTTATCAACGCCTATTGAAGACCAACTCACACCCAATGAATTACATCACCTCAATACGGGTGTTTATAATCTTGGATTTATAGCCCTTCATAAAAGCCCAGAAGCCGTGGATTTTGTGAAGTGGTGGGAAGAAAAACTATTTGACGAGTGCAAGATAGACCTTTGTAATGGCCTTTTTGTGGACCAACATTGGGTCAACTTTGCCCCCGTGTTTTGGAACAATGTGCATGTAGAAAAGCATTCTGGTTGGAATGCGGCCTACTGGAATCTGCACGAACGTACATTTACAAAGGAAAACAAAGAACATTTTGTCAACGGCCAACCAGTCGTATTTTTCCATTACAGCGGCTACGACCCCGCTAAGCCGTCTGTTATTTCCAAATACCAAAACCGATTTACGTTTGAACAACGGCCGGATTTAAACCCGTTGTTTGACTATTATCGCGACGAATTATTACGTAATCATAATGCGTATTATCGGCAGTTTCCGTGCTATTATATCAAGTCTGAGCCGTTGTATAAGTACCAACGCATAAGGGCAATATTGAAAAAACCGTTTGAAAAATGGCTGGCAAGACTTTAA
- a CDS encoding ArnT family glycosyltransferase → MFIKFLVSIGALVYVSTELLSAFNVLTPLFLWLFWLLTLGVGFYLFWRNRPHDIAGARVLSQLSGSEQILLVLCGVLIVLPLLFLAIYAPPNNVDSNNYHLTRVVYWLQNHNVNHFPTIHVQQLYHNVMSEYFLLHVLALSGHDYFVNVVQWGAMLGTVASVGVTAKQLGLKPGVQVLVSILQLTLPIGILEASTTQNDYVAVFFFTCFMYFGIKLLQEFRWEDVWWMSICLALGGFTKYPVFFYAFPYCLWIGIQVLRKKGLKTAVSTFGIALGTLLLVFAPFFSRNYALFGSILSPKIGSSLFVENIAVEKYCFTCTLSNVAKNIGLHLGLPSAGYNAKIDAVMAKFHALIGEDINNPQLSLDNYRTQFVIQEDMSGNLLLLIAIGIAAIWLLFQKKQGVFKGILVCAVVGFVIFCSSAKFQFWSSRTHMPVFAQGTLLVGLLVANWPAKGRVLFGYFFVLTAIPYIVDNFNKPLFPIRYASKYWLGYIPRHLCVPVGANENQYRQALGSYYNFAKPEPCYPLKQDLPYAQRQQIVTKLNALDYYKLESEHIFKYERAHYFFICDNDYPNTYYDFKELAKRIEPSSKGVGMLLEQSVGFYRYWSILRPRMSDDWQMRYIVFEKDYLALPNARQIFAYDYVLSDNEKFIDRYLPKTQIEAISRTGSLVLVKLKKPSVQLYNY, encoded by the coding sequence ATGTTTATCAAGTTTTTGGTGAGTATAGGAGCCTTGGTGTATGTTTCGACCGAGTTGCTTTCGGCATTCAATGTACTTACGCCCCTCTTCCTGTGGTTGTTCTGGCTATTGACGCTGGGCGTAGGATTTTATCTATTTTGGAGAAACCGACCGCATGATATTGCAGGCGCGCGCGTGTTGAGTCAACTTTCTGGTAGTGAGCAGATTTTATTGGTTTTATGTGGTGTCCTCATTGTTCTGCCGTTGCTTTTTTTGGCTATTTATGCGCCACCCAACAATGTGGACTCCAACAATTATCATCTTACGCGGGTGGTCTATTGGTTGCAAAACCACAATGTAAATCATTTCCCAACGATTCATGTACAGCAGTTGTATCACAATGTGATGTCTGAGTATTTCCTGCTTCATGTATTAGCGCTGAGTGGTCATGATTACTTTGTAAATGTGGTGCAATGGGGGGCTATGCTCGGAACAGTCGCCAGTGTGGGGGTAACTGCCAAACAGTTGGGGCTTAAACCTGGCGTACAAGTTTTGGTCAGTATTTTACAACTTACCTTACCCATCGGCATTTTAGAGGCTTCTACTACCCAAAATGATTACGTAGCGGTGTTCTTCTTTACTTGTTTCATGTATTTTGGGATAAAACTGCTGCAAGAATTCAGGTGGGAAGATGTTTGGTGGATGAGTATCTGTTTGGCGCTGGGCGGGTTTACGAAATACCCCGTTTTCTTTTATGCGTTCCCGTACTGCCTTTGGATTGGGATTCAAGTACTTCGAAAAAAAGGACTCAAAACCGCTGTTTCAACCTTTGGGATTGCGTTAGGGACTTTATTGTTGGTTTTTGCCCCTTTTTTTAGTCGAAATTACGCCTTGTTTGGGTCAATCTTAAGCCCAAAAATCGGTAGTTCCTTGTTTGTTGAAAACATTGCGGTTGAGAAATACTGCTTCACCTGTACACTGAGCAATGTTGCCAAAAACATTGGTTTGCATTTAGGTCTTCCCAGTGCGGGTTACAATGCGAAAATAGATGCCGTGATGGCGAAGTTTCATGCCTTGATTGGAGAGGACATCAACAATCCACAATTGTCGCTGGATAACTACCGGACGCAATTTGTGATTCAGGAAGATATGTCGGGAAATCTTTTGCTATTGATTGCCATTGGTATCGCGGCTATTTGGCTACTTTTTCAGAAAAAACAGGGTGTGTTTAAGGGGATATTGGTCTGTGCGGTGGTCGGTTTTGTTATTTTTTGCAGTTCGGCTAAATTTCAATTTTGGAGTTCAAGAACCCACATGCCAGTATTTGCGCAGGGAACCCTACTGGTTGGGCTTTTAGTGGCCAATTGGCCCGCAAAAGGGAGAGTCCTCTTTGGTTATTTCTTCGTTTTGACCGCAATACCCTATATTGTTGACAATTTTAACAAGCCTCTTTTCCCGATTAGGTATGCGTCAAAATACTGGCTGGGATACATTCCGCGCCACCTCTGTGTGCCGGTTGGTGCCAATGAAAATCAGTACCGGCAAGCGTTGGGAAGCTATTATAATTTTGCAAAACCAGAGCCTTGTTATCCTTTAAAACAGGATTTGCCCTACGCACAAAGGCAACAAATTGTGACAAAACTGAACGCGTTGGATTATTATAAACTGGAGAGCGAGCATATTTTTAAATACGAACGGGCGCATTACTTTTTTATCTGCGATAACGATTATCCCAATACCTATTACGATTTTAAGGAGCTTGCAAAACGCATTGAGCCTAGCTCAAAAGGGGTAGGGATGTTGTTGGAACAAAGCGTAGGGTTTTATCGCTACTGGAGCATTCTTCGGCCTCGAATGTCAGACGATTGGCAAATGAGATACATTGTTTTTGAAAAAGATTATTTGGCATTGCCCAATGCGCGTCAGATATTTGCGTACGATTATGTATTGAGTGACAATGAAAAATTCATTGACCGATACTTGCCCAAAACACAAATCGAGGCCATTTCTCGAACGGGTTCATTGGTATTGGTTAAATTAAAGAAACCATCGGTTCAATTGTATAATTATTAA
- a CDS encoding glycosyltransferase family 4 protein, with protein sequence MKKILFISHDANRAGGQIVLLQLLRQLKQHNLPMHLLLCSDGPLEEEFRSLVSTTRLPRLGDVHFNPLVEKLLSLLSLDNWVKQKVLKRRWRRFKELFMAQDFGLVFANTIGAAAAYRQLDFISAPTVLFAHELEMSIKKYSDPQDMAYLMSRTNHLIVVSRAVAAYFQKTYLYPENQISTFQIIDTPLILKNIAEAKKVNIRQKMGLPTEAVLIGGCGHAEWRKGNDIFMMVAQQVITHFGNKPVYFVWVGMPVESELYEVQRFDAERMGLSERIIHVGLTSDVFHYLSQFDVFALTSREDPYPLVVLEAALAEKPIVCFEKAGGAPELVEEDAGFVVSYLDSVAMSNRIIELVENDALRLKMGQNAKRKVLQRHPTDESVEKVVHIIQGLCE encoded by the coding sequence ATGAAAAAAATCCTCTTCATAAGCCACGATGCCAATCGTGCTGGCGGACAGATTGTATTGTTACAGTTGTTGCGACAACTCAAACAGCATAATTTGCCTATGCACCTGCTGCTTTGCAGCGATGGGCCGTTGGAAGAGGAATTCAGGTCGTTGGTTTCTACAACCCGTTTACCCCGATTGGGGGATGTTCACTTCAATCCTTTGGTTGAAAAACTCCTTTCTTTGCTTTCGTTGGATAATTGGGTAAAACAAAAAGTGTTGAAACGCCGTTGGCGGCGCTTTAAAGAGCTGTTTATGGCGCAGGACTTTGGGCTTGTTTTTGCCAATACCATCGGAGCCGCTGCGGCGTATCGGCAGTTGGATTTTATTTCTGCGCCTACTGTCCTCTTTGCGCATGAGCTGGAAATGTCAATCAAAAAATACAGCGACCCGCAGGACATGGCTTACCTTATGAGCCGTACCAATCACCTGATTGTGGTTTCGAGAGCGGTGGCGGCTTATTTTCAGAAAACATATTTATATCCTGAAAATCAAATAAGTACGTTTCAAATTATAGATACGCCGCTGATTCTTAAAAACATTGCAGAAGCAAAAAAAGTAAATATCCGTCAAAAGATGGGATTGCCCACCGAGGCTGTTTTGATTGGTGGATGCGGCCATGCCGAGTGGCGTAAAGGCAACGATATTTTTATGATGGTGGCGCAGCAGGTCATCACGCATTTTGGTAATAAACCCGTTTATTTTGTGTGGGTAGGAATGCCCGTTGAGTCTGAACTGTACGAAGTTCAACGCTTCGACGCCGAAAGAATGGGGTTGTCAGAACGTATTATCCACGTTGGACTTACCTCGGATGTGTTCCATTATTTAAGCCAATTTGACGTTTTTGCGCTTACCTCTCGCGAAGACCCGTACCCGTTGGTGGTCTTGGAGGCTGCTTTGGCCGAAAAACCGATTGTGTGTTTTGAAAAAGCGGGTGGTGCGCCCGAGCTGGTCGAAGAGGATGCGGGTTTTGTAGTTTCGTATCTAGACAGTGTCGCAATGAGCAATCGAATCATCGAACTGGTTGAAAATGATGCCTTGCGCTTAAAAATGGGACAAAATGCCAAACGCAAAGTCCTACAACGGCACCCTACCGACGAAAGCGTAGAAAAAGTGGTGCATATCATTCAAGGCCTATGCGAGTAA
- a CDS encoding glycosyltransferase family 4 protein: protein MKILFFTPTGARTGSEMVLWYLIKHLAGSDIKTAVYTRQAGELFAKNSPADATYIHKFHRGLPYYSVEAVYHRVFGLTPEESYIKRIHQEFKPDVWYFNTITMPQFARLARKLKVPYVVHVHELLETFDTLRADSFAEMLTYAQTTLGCSQIVVDQLQKMGAPNLHLLHSFIDTQKINLQKDRARLRQELGLPADAFVWLMSGTMCMRKGYDMVPDLLQHLPKNAYLVWLGSGSEYGVSYYLEERVKREGLNFIALGAKGGQDYYDYLNICDGFVLTSREDPFPLVMIESAYLQKPVVGFNSGGISEFVQPGMGEVAPAFDIPKLADIMQKVMNGSIVIDKNVLRERALTFDVNRQLDNWQKLLTKF from the coding sequence ATGAAAATTTTATTTTTTACCCCTACCGGCGCGCGGACAGGTTCGGAGATGGTACTTTGGTATCTGATTAAGCATCTGGCAGGAAGCGATATAAAAACGGCAGTTTATACGCGTCAGGCGGGAGAACTGTTTGCCAAGAACTCCCCAGCCGACGCTACCTATATTCATAAATTCCACCGAGGTTTACCTTATTATTCGGTAGAGGCGGTCTATCATCGGGTGTTCGGATTGACGCCAGAAGAGAGTTATATTAAGCGAATTCACCAAGAGTTTAAGCCAGATGTATGGTATTTCAATACCATCACGATGCCGCAGTTTGCGCGGTTGGCGCGTAAATTGAAGGTGCCGTATGTGGTACACGTGCATGAATTGCTAGAAACATTTGACACGCTCCGGGCCGATTCTTTTGCGGAAATGCTTACCTATGCGCAGACTACCCTCGGGTGCTCACAAATAGTGGTTGACCAACTTCAAAAAATGGGCGCTCCTAATCTCCACCTTCTACACTCATTTATTGATACCCAAAAAATAAATCTTCAAAAAGATCGGGCTCGCTTGCGGCAAGAACTAGGACTGCCAGCTGATGCTTTTGTGTGGTTGATGTCGGGTACGATGTGTATGCGTAAGGGCTATGATATGGTGCCCGATTTGCTGCAACACCTCCCCAAAAATGCGTATCTGGTGTGGCTGGGAAGTGGAAGTGAGTACGGCGTTTCTTATTATTTGGAAGAACGGGTAAAAAGGGAAGGCCTAAATTTTATTGCTTTAGGGGCCAAAGGCGGACAAGACTATTATGACTATCTCAACATCTGTGATGGTTTTGTGCTTACCTCCCGCGAGGACCCTTTCCCGTTGGTAATGATTGAATCGGCTTATTTACAAAAACCTGTAGTAGGATTTAACTCGGGCGGAATCAGCGAATTTGTACAGCCAGGAATGGGCGAAGTAGCCCCCGCGTTTGATATTCCCAAACTGGCCGACATCATGCAAAAAGTCATGAACGGTTCCATTGTTATTGATAAAAATGTGCTTCGCGAACGAGCATTAACGTTTGATGTAAATCGTCAATTGGATAATTGGCAAAAACTGTTGACGAAATTTTAA
- a CDS encoding glycosyltransferase family 2 protein, which yields MDVSIIIIHYKTLKLTTDCIRSIYEHTKGVSFEIIVVDNDSQDGAGEIITREFRDVQWLNMGYNAGFSRANNAGIRASKGRYYLLLNSDTELIEDTITRCVQRLDTQPETVACGGVQLFSDRTPRPFYRSLAIFKRTLYVLPPGQIFKTLLEKLIPETHYDDPDQVDWIPAAFLLAKREAVDKAGLLDEDFFLYGEDVEWNCRLGRVGKLKVFEDCGYIHHEWGSNPKRKEVLITIINRFYPQIQLSNLVWVRKEFGIGRYLGLMLNYYLMIPVYFGWKIALNASKFRNPFGELEQQKDFTRKVWLFSTYFWKIIRNKPYFYKLDPKSHV from the coding sequence ATGGACGTTTCGATTATCATCATTCATTATAAAACCCTCAAATTGACTACCGATTGTATCCGCTCAATTTATGAGCATACTAAAGGAGTTAGCTTTGAAATTATCGTGGTCGACAATGACTCGCAAGACGGTGCGGGTGAAATCATAACGCGTGAATTTCGCGACGTTCAATGGCTCAATATGGGCTACAATGCGGGGTTTTCGAGAGCAAATAATGCGGGAATTCGAGCGTCAAAAGGACGTTATTACTTGTTGCTTAATTCTGATACGGAGCTTATTGAAGATACCATTACGCGTTGTGTTCAGCGCTTGGATACGCAACCAGAAACCGTTGCCTGCGGGGGCGTTCAGCTTTTTTCAGACCGCACCCCTCGCCCTTTTTACCGTAGTTTAGCCATATTTAAACGGACACTGTACGTGTTGCCGCCTGGGCAAATTTTTAAAACACTGCTCGAAAAATTAATCCCTGAAACCCATTACGACGACCCCGATCAAGTGGATTGGATTCCAGCGGCCTTTTTGTTGGCTAAACGAGAAGCAGTCGACAAAGCGGGATTATTGGATGAAGACTTCTTTTTGTACGGTGAAGATGTGGAGTGGAACTGCCGACTGGGGCGCGTTGGAAAACTGAAAGTATTTGAAGATTGCGGCTATATCCACCATGAGTGGGGAAGTAATCCCAAAAGGAAAGAAGTGCTGATTACCATTATCAATCGTTTTTATCCCCAAATTCAACTTTCAAACTTGGTTTGGGTAAGAAAAGAATTCGGTATTGGGCGTTATCTGGGCCTTATGCTCAACTATTATCTGATGATTCCTGTATATTTTGGGTGGAAAATAGCCCTTAATGCGAGTAAGTTTCGGAATCCATTTGGTGAATTGGAGCAACAAAAAGACTTCACACGTAAAGTTTGGCTGTTTTCTACCTATTTTTGGAAAATCATTCGTAACAAGCCTTATTTTTATAAGCTCGATCCAAAGAGCCATGTCTAA
- a CDS encoding acetyltransferase encodes MAKVVIFGVLDTAELAHFYLTHDSDHEVVAFTVNREYLKEATFWGLPVVAFEEVETLFPPSEFKFFAPMTGRKMNKNREKVYLDAKAKGYEFISYISSKATLFGNEIGENCFILEDNTIQPFTKIGNNCVLWSGNHIGHHGVIKDHVFFTSHVVLSGHCVVESYSFFGVNATIRDYTVIAEGTLVAMSASITKNTEAWGVYMGSPAEKRPTPSYKVY; translated from the coding sequence ATGGCTAAAGTTGTAATTTTTGGAGTGCTTGACACGGCGGAACTGGCGCATTTTTATTTAACCCACGACTCCGACCATGAGGTAGTTGCTTTTACGGTCAATCGGGAATATTTAAAGGAAGCCACGTTTTGGGGTTTACCCGTTGTTGCTTTTGAAGAGGTAGAAACCCTTTTCCCACCGTCGGAGTTTAAGTTTTTTGCTCCCATGACAGGGCGAAAAATGAATAAAAATCGAGAAAAAGTATATCTCGATGCCAAGGCCAAAGGCTACGAGTTTATCAGTTATATTAGTTCAAAAGCCACATTATTTGGCAATGAAATTGGTGAGAATTGCTTCATTTTAGAGGATAATACCATTCAACCCTTCACCAAAATCGGTAATAATTGCGTGCTGTGGAGCGGCAACCACATCGGCCACCACGGGGTCATTAAAGACCACGTATTTTTTACGTCGCATGTGGTGCTGTCGGGCCACTGCGTAGTGGAATCGTATTCATTTTTTGGGGTCAATGCCACAATTCGTGACTATACAGTCATAGCCGAAGGTACGCTCGTGGCAATGTCTGCTTCTATAACAAAAAATACGGAAGCTTGGGGGGTGTATATGGGAAGCCCTGCTGAAAAAAGACCTACTCCGAGTTATAAAGTGTACTAA
- a CDS encoding WbqC family protein, which produces MRLAIMQPYFLPYIGYLQLLNGVDKFVLYDDVNYINKGWINRNRILVNGQEYLFTIPLKEASQNKLINEIYLSNDPKWRGKLLKTIEQAYKKAPFYSTAFAVTEKIINLDAEKLSDWIADGFKILVDYLDIQTEIVPSSSIYQNTHLKAQERILDICQQAKAAHYINPIGGMELYDKTVFEQNHIRLNFIKAKPIVYPQFKNEFVPWLSIVDMMMFNDVTTIQGFLNEYELV; this is translated from the coding sequence ATGCGCCTTGCCATTATGCAACCCTATTTTTTGCCTTACATTGGGTACCTGCAACTGCTGAATGGCGTTGATAAGTTTGTGCTGTATGATGATGTCAATTACATCAATAAAGGTTGGATTAACCGGAATCGAATATTGGTAAATGGTCAGGAATATTTGTTTACTATTCCCCTCAAAGAGGCTAGTCAAAATAAGCTCATCAACGAAATTTACCTGAGCAATGACCCCAAATGGCGGGGAAAACTGCTCAAAACAATTGAACAAGCCTATAAAAAGGCGCCGTTTTATTCAACGGCTTTTGCAGTCACCGAAAAAATTATCAACTTAGATGCCGAAAAACTGAGCGACTGGATTGCCGATGGTTTTAAGATTTTGGTTGATTATCTCGATATTCAAACGGAGATTGTGCCGAGTTCTAGTATCTATCAAAATACCCATCTGAAGGCGCAGGAACGAATTTTGGATATTTGCCAGCAAGCGAAAGCGGCGCATTACATTAATCCGATTGGGGGTATGGAGTTGTACGATAAAACTGTGTTTGAGCAAAATCACATTCGGTTAAACTTTATCAAAGCGAAGCCGATTGTATACCCTCAATTCAAAAATGAATTTGTGCCTTGGCTATCAATTGTGGACATGATGATGTTCAATGACGTGACCACAATTCAGGGTTTTTTGAACGAATATGAATTAGTTTAG
- a CDS encoding glycosyltransferase family 39 protein: MVLISLLSFGVFLGYIGRTSAGICRPSLVEWLITSFLLFAGSIIITGYCLSALDLTGTTWAWAIAVFIPPTILRFVFSKIAPQTTVFSPLKMVVSRWHAAQRWYVSGTVYLRFLFGVMILSVAIIGITNLLLVLFTVPNEWDSMTGHLNRVVQYIQRGTMAHFGGTNWNIDTYPKSVCTIQIYSYLMTGKFENAFKLIHHLSYWITLVTVFGIAQRITKNRLNASFFCALAFALFLDFLMQAVTTETDIVLAAYLSCLLYFLFTYRVTYENRYLYLAALSFGIVYGHKVTFTLLLPSVFVVMIYTVFLQKGKGQKKENITLNINWPAIFKLGIAIVVCFCLWTLPTGYVKNVQVFGHPIGPPTSLKHQSIERATSNGGYRNLFEQGSRNVVRYAYDFVNLDGLRNVKIGQEINRGMRIPLVWLEDKLQMRLDETTEFSIVPFSFERRFEFFNGNPYWGIFGFALVFPLLFLALFGILRSPAHWFLAVALLLHFAALSYSAPYDPWKGRYFQETGVFGVLFLTLLFTHKYSLEKSGYSAALKTYVGVVTVVACISALLAVFLNFRCLPFDALGKKSAFKTERIPMMTFARPDITQAYLKFDELVPDSATVALGTINDDFEYPLYGKHLSRRLIPIRPFELPLRPIPPGTDYLMYAKSDTIDLFKPLPTDIRLGTDTTMKGMIVKGEDYYLRKLK; this comes from the coding sequence ATGGTGCTGATTAGCTTACTAAGTTTCGGTGTTTTTTTAGGATACATCGGACGCACGTCTGCCGGTATTTGTCGTCCATCTTTGGTAGAATGGTTGATTACCTCATTTCTCCTTTTTGCAGGCAGCATTATTATCACTGGATATTGCCTTTCTGCATTGGACCTAACTGGTACTACATGGGCGTGGGCAATTGCGGTTTTTATTCCTCCTACGATTCTAAGATTTGTTTTTAGCAAGATAGCTCCCCAAACAACGGTTTTTTCGCCCCTTAAAATGGTCGTAAGTCGTTGGCATGCCGCCCAGCGTTGGTATGTAAGTGGGACGGTATATTTGAGATTCCTGTTTGGAGTCATGATTCTTTCGGTAGCCATTATCGGGATTACTAATTTACTTTTAGTGCTTTTTACCGTTCCTAATGAATGGGATAGCATGACAGGGCACCTGAATCGTGTAGTGCAGTACATCCAACGCGGTACCATGGCGCATTTTGGAGGCACCAATTGGAACATTGATACCTATCCTAAAAGTGTGTGTACCATTCAGATTTATTCGTACTTGATGACGGGGAAATTTGAAAATGCCTTTAAACTTATCCATCATCTTTCGTACTGGATTACCCTAGTCACGGTTTTTGGGATTGCGCAGCGAATCACCAAAAACCGTCTCAATGCAAGTTTCTTCTGTGCGTTAGCATTTGCGTTGTTTTTGGATTTTTTGATGCAGGCCGTTACGACCGAAACCGACATTGTATTAGCGGCTTATTTGAGCTGCTTGCTTTATTTTTTGTTTACGTACCGAGTAACCTACGAAAACCGCTATTTGTATTTGGCGGCGCTAAGTTTTGGAATTGTTTATGGTCACAAAGTGACGTTTACGTTGCTTCTGCCGTCGGTTTTTGTGGTGATGATTTATACCGTGTTTTTGCAAAAAGGAAAAGGCCAGAAGAAGGAAAATATAACACTAAATATCAATTGGCCTGCTATTTTTAAGCTGGGAATTGCGATTGTGGTTTGCTTTTGCCTGTGGACATTGCCAACGGGCTACGTTAAAAATGTACAGGTTTTCGGTCATCCTATCGGGCCGCCTACCTCGCTCAAACACCAGTCTATCGAACGGGCTACCTCAAATGGAGGCTACCGCAATCTGTTTGAGCAAGGCTCGCGTAATGTGGTCAGATATGCCTATGATTTTGTCAATCTTGACGGACTGCGCAATGTGAAAATAGGGCAGGAGATTAATCGTGGGATGCGTATTCCGCTGGTTTGGTTGGAAGATAAACTGCAGATGCGGCTAGACGAAACGACAGAGTTTTCCATTGTTCCTTTTTCTTTTGAACGCCGATTTGAATTTTTCAATGGGAATCCTTATTGGGGAATATTTGGTTTCGCACTGGTTTTTCCGTTGTTGTTTTTGGCGTTGTTTGGCATCCTCCGTTCGCCAGCGCACTGGTTTTTGGCGGTTGCGTTATTGCTTCATTTTGCGGCATTGTCTTATTCTGCCCCCTACGATCCTTGGAAAGGGCGCTATTTTCAAGAAACGGGTGTTTTTGGGGTATTATTTTTAACATTACTCTTTACTCATAAATACAGCCTAGAAAAATCAGGGTATTCGGCGGCGTTGAAAACATACGTGGGCGTTGTAACCGTTGTCGCGTGTATTTCGGCTTTATTGGCGGTATTTCTCAATTTTCGCTGTTTGCCTTTTGATGCCTTGGGCAAAAAATCTGCCTTTAAAACGGAGCGTATTCCGATGATGACGTTTGCGCGGCCCGATATTACGCAGGCTTACTTGAAATTTGATGAATTGGTGCCCGACTCCGCCACGGTGGCCCTGGGAACCATCAATGATGATTTTGAGTACCCGCTCTACGGAAAACACCTTAGCCGGCGATTGATTCCGATTCGTCCTTTTGAACTGCCCTTGCGGCCCATTCCGCCAGGAACCGACTATTTGATGTATGCCAAAAGCGATACCATTGACCTTTTCAAGCCCTTGCCAACGGATATCAGATTAGGGACGGATACAACTATGAAGGGAATGATTGTGAAGGGCGAAGATTATTATTTACGAAAGCTAAAATAG